Proteins from a single region of Verrucosispora sp. NA02020:
- a CDS encoding cyclopropane-fatty-acyl-phospholipid synthase family protein: MHTDLEGPTPKSVGAFYDQVNSIVARVQGGSMHHGYWTGPDDDSDFATASVRLTDMMIERVAARPGARVLDAGCGLGRPGVRLAKIAGARLVGVSVSEQDVRLANDLAHAESVADRVRFEQADMAELPFPDDSFDHAMAFESIMHVPDRMRALREIARVVRPGGRIVLTDFTVQAHGRDDDTLVKVYDSWRVAATPIGAEDYPEIAAQAGIVLDEVTDITDHVKYSSMWTYLELRRYARDNPVPAEVDQILDVFAPTLKGTADRPPLTDTELEHGWRQMLTEEQTQGMVIVVARIPAP, from the coding sequence GTGCACACTGACCTCGAAGGGCCGACACCGAAATCCGTCGGAGCCTTCTACGACCAGGTGAACTCGATCGTCGCCCGGGTCCAGGGCGGCTCCATGCACCACGGCTACTGGACCGGGCCCGACGACGACAGCGACTTCGCCACGGCCAGCGTCCGGTTGACCGACATGATGATCGAACGGGTCGCCGCCCGGCCGGGCGCACGGGTGCTGGACGCCGGCTGCGGGCTGGGCCGCCCCGGCGTACGGCTGGCCAAGATCGCCGGTGCCCGGCTCGTCGGGGTCTCGGTCAGCGAACAGGACGTACGCCTGGCCAACGACCTGGCCCACGCCGAGTCGGTGGCCGACCGGGTGCGCTTCGAGCAGGCCGACATGGCCGAGTTGCCTTTCCCCGACGACTCCTTCGACCACGCGATGGCCTTCGAGTCGATCATGCACGTGCCCGACCGGATGCGGGCACTGCGGGAGATCGCCCGAGTGGTCCGCCCCGGCGGGCGCATCGTGCTGACCGACTTCACGGTCCAGGCGCACGGGCGCGACGACGACACCCTGGTCAAGGTGTACGACTCCTGGCGGGTCGCCGCGACGCCGATCGGCGCGGAGGACTACCCGGAGATCGCCGCCCAGGCCGGCATCGTGCTCGACGAGGTCACCGACATCACCGACCACGTGAAGTACAGCAGCATGTGGACATACCTCGAACTGCGGCGGTACGCCCGGGACAATCCGGTGCCAGCGGAGGTGGATCAGATCCTCGACGTCTTCGCACCGACGCTCAAGGGCACCGCGGACCGGCCGCCGCTCACCGACACCGAGCTCGAACACGGGTGGCGCCAGATGCTGACCGAGGAACAGACACAGGGCATGGTCATCGTGGTGGCCCGAATTCCGGCACCCTGA
- a CDS encoding VOC family protein, with product MEQRLSLITLGVTDLARSRAFYERLGWRGQEVQRTVFIQAGGIAVVLWARESLAEDAGVDARAADGFGGIGLAHNVRERDEVDRVLAVAAEAGAVVTRPARETSYGGYAGYFADPDGHLWEIAWNPGFPIAEDGTIRVPEFGPPR from the coding sequence ATGGAACAGCGCCTCAGCCTGATCACCCTCGGCGTCACCGACCTGGCCCGATCCCGAGCCTTCTACGAACGGCTCGGCTGGCGGGGCCAGGAGGTGCAGCGGACGGTGTTCATCCAGGCCGGCGGGATCGCCGTGGTGCTCTGGGCCCGCGAGTCGCTGGCCGAGGACGCCGGTGTCGACGCGCGGGCCGCCGACGGATTCGGCGGGATCGGGTTGGCGCACAACGTACGCGAACGCGACGAGGTGGACCGGGTGCTGGCCGTCGCCGCCGAGGCGGGCGCGGTCGTCACCCGGCCGGCCCGCGAGACGTCCTACGGCGGGTACGCCGGCTACTTCGCCGACCCGGACGGCCACCTCTGGGAGATCGCCTGGAACCCGGGCTTCCCGATCGCCGAGGACGGCACGATCAGGGTGCCGGAATTCGGGCCACCACGATGA
- a CDS encoding choice-of-anchor J domain-containing protein — protein MARRRFAGIAACAIVLPFFVVAQSAAASPSTVAAESAPAPATGIASDVRDLTRKDFTFNGKPVEVPRQYQPQAQRRSAQAAETPAVGTVRQWLALDDYQGVIYLKDYTLRGVGDNIEVWVANDTEFPVGDCRRQIANSTVVTDAQVTRLVDEFDNNMYPKSTAAFSTPPERDGSNAQIDGDYSGAGNRTVTLVDNVRDDNFYDFPAAPTYIAGFFFSLFNELLDRNIMTIDAFDWAHRTGVSPANEPTDDLCTSRPARPNLYESTFIHEWQHLAHYYTDPFESILINEGLSDFAQTLGGYADASARVDQPGADSHIYCFQGFGTVQTAYNTNPRDCGGPENSLNLWDEGGNPNAVLADYGNAYSLMLFLYDRYGLDFISRLHRDGESQGLASIKAALAAEGVNDLYGVIHDYQTMNLVDRIVGNSKLGVMLGRDKRKVTTASLNATVNLANPATHATPGAAPNGADYVQLRKANGKPLGRGDLRSISFKGAKTLPSVPLAWTTVTDDPDRPGNPVIWSGNGNSTDAAAVTPVSVPAGNPTLTFLAKYGAETGYDYGYVSVSTDGGRSYTAIEGDKTVAGPLGPSLNGTTNGFEPHSFDLSAYAGQDVLLSFRYVSDGGVNEGGLLIDDITVGGTLVSDGSNLDAFDSPSQVYPTPVANWNVRFVGFDEKLRTAVQFEVDGKTNFTLGVVQTALLTAFPTVVAIVAYDEPTEQVTQYAPYQLTVNKVVQPGGAPLS, from the coding sequence GTGGCTCGACGCCGCTTTGCGGGGATAGCAGCCTGCGCCATCGTCCTACCGTTCTTCGTCGTCGCCCAGTCGGCGGCGGCCAGTCCGAGCACCGTGGCGGCCGAGTCCGCCCCGGCACCGGCAACCGGGATAGCGAGTGACGTCCGCGACCTCACCAGGAAGGACTTCACCTTCAACGGCAAGCCCGTCGAGGTGCCCCGGCAGTACCAGCCGCAGGCGCAGCGCAGGTCGGCGCAGGCCGCCGAGACGCCGGCGGTGGGCACGGTGCGGCAGTGGCTCGCGCTCGACGACTACCAGGGCGTGATCTACCTCAAGGACTACACGCTGCGGGGTGTGGGCGACAACATCGAGGTCTGGGTCGCCAACGACACCGAGTTCCCCGTGGGTGACTGCCGCCGGCAGATCGCGAACTCGACGGTGGTCACCGACGCGCAGGTGACGCGCCTGGTCGACGAGTTCGACAACAACATGTATCCGAAGTCGACGGCCGCGTTCAGCACGCCGCCGGAGCGCGACGGCAGCAACGCGCAGATCGACGGCGACTACAGCGGTGCCGGCAACCGTACGGTGACGCTCGTCGACAACGTCCGGGACGACAACTTCTACGACTTCCCGGCCGCGCCGACGTACATTGCCGGGTTCTTCTTCTCGCTCTTCAACGAGCTGCTCGACCGCAACATCATGACGATCGACGCGTTCGACTGGGCGCACCGGACGGGCGTCAGCCCGGCGAACGAGCCGACCGACGATCTGTGCACCAGCCGACCGGCGCGTCCCAACCTGTACGAGTCGACGTTCATCCACGAGTGGCAGCACCTGGCGCACTACTACACCGACCCGTTCGAGAGCATCCTGATCAACGAGGGGCTCTCCGACTTCGCCCAGACGCTCGGCGGCTATGCCGACGCCTCGGCCCGGGTCGACCAGCCGGGCGCGGACAGCCACATCTACTGCTTCCAGGGCTTCGGCACGGTCCAGACGGCCTACAACACGAATCCACGGGACTGCGGCGGGCCGGAGAACTCACTGAACCTGTGGGACGAGGGCGGCAACCCGAACGCGGTACTCGCCGACTACGGCAACGCGTACTCGTTGATGTTGTTCCTCTACGACCGGTACGGCCTGGACTTCATCTCCCGGCTGCACCGCGACGGTGAGTCGCAGGGCCTGGCCAGCATCAAGGCGGCACTCGCCGCCGAGGGGGTGAACGACCTCTACGGCGTGATCCACGACTACCAGACGATGAACCTGGTGGACCGGATCGTCGGCAACTCGAAGCTGGGTGTGATGCTCGGCCGTGACAAGCGCAAGGTCACCACGGCCAGCCTGAACGCCACGGTGAACCTGGCCAACCCGGCCACGCACGCGACGCCGGGTGCGGCACCGAACGGTGCCGACTACGTCCAGTTGCGCAAGGCGAACGGCAAGCCGTTGGGCCGGGGCGACCTGCGGTCGATCAGCTTCAAGGGTGCCAAGACCCTGCCGTCGGTGCCGCTGGCCTGGACGACGGTGACCGACGACCCGGACCGTCCGGGCAACCCGGTGATCTGGTCCGGCAACGGCAACAGCACCGACGCCGCCGCCGTGACGCCGGTGAGCGTGCCGGCCGGCAACCCGACGCTGACCTTCCTCGCCAAGTATGGCGCGGAGACCGGCTACGACTACGGCTACGTCAGCGTCTCGACCGACGGTGGCAGGAGTTACACCGCGATCGAGGGCGACAAGACCGTCGCCGGGCCGCTCGGGCCGTCGCTGAACGGCACCACCAACGGCTTCGAGCCGCACTCGTTCGACCTGTCGGCGTACGCGGGGCAGGACGTCCTGCTCAGCTTCCGCTACGTCAGTGACGGTGGGGTCAACGAGGGCGGTCTGCTGATCGACGACATCACGGTCGGCGGCACGCTGGTCAGCGACGGGTCGAACCTGGACGCGTTCGACTCGCCGTCACAGGTCTACCCGACGCCGGTGGCGAACTGGAACGTCCGCTTCGTCGGCTTCGACGAGAAGCTCCGGACGGCCGTGCAGTTCGAGGTCGACGGCAAGACCAACTTCACCCTGGGGGTGGTGCAGACGGCGCTGCTCACCGCCTTCCCCACGGTGGTCGCCATCGTCGCCTACGACGAGCCGACCGAGCAGGTCACGCAGTACGCGCCGTACCAGTTGACGGTGAACAAGGTCGTGCAGCCCGGCGGAGCCCCGCTGAGCTGA
- the yidD gene encoding membrane protein insertion efficiency factor YidD, whose product MTKIAGRRQKKGNTCSDPGCGALSACDCSLFSILLTVGAAVARVIPAPVADGSGRAAILGYRRWLSHRWPGKCRFTPTCSAYGLAAVERYGLAVGGRMAADRLRRCTAHTPPGTHDPVPVSPGASRAARSRPVSSGG is encoded by the coding sequence ATGACGAAGATCGCCGGGCGCCGGCAGAAGAAGGGAAACACCTGCAGCGACCCGGGGTGCGGTGCCCTGTCCGCCTGCGACTGTTCCCTGTTCTCGATACTGTTGACGGTCGGCGCGGCAGTCGCGCGGGTGATCCCGGCACCGGTGGCCGACGGCTCCGGACGGGCGGCCATCCTCGGCTACCGCCGCTGGCTGTCCCACCGCTGGCCGGGGAAGTGCCGCTTCACCCCCACCTGTAGCGCGTACGGCCTGGCGGCCGTCGAACGGTACGGCCTGGCGGTCGGTGGCCGGATGGCCGCGGACCGGCTGCGACGCTGCACCGCACACACTCCACCCGGTACCCACGACCCGGTGCCCGTCTCCCCGGGCGCTTCCCGGGCTGCCCGTTCCCGCCCGGTCAGTTCCGGCGGTTGA
- a CDS encoding helix-turn-helix transcriptional regulator produces the protein MRNDLRELRQAAGLSQREMAEALNVSRQTINSIETGRYDPSLPLAIAIARHFHRPVEEIFHVD, from the coding sequence TTGCGGAACGATCTCCGTGAGCTTCGGCAGGCCGCCGGGCTGTCGCAGCGGGAGATGGCCGAGGCCCTGAACGTCTCCCGACAGACGATCAACTCGATCGAGACGGGCCGCTACGACCCGTCGTTACCCCTGGCGATCGCCATCGCCCGTCACTTCCACCGCCCCGTAGAGGAGATCTTCCATGTCGACTGA
- a CDS encoding helix-turn-helix domain-containing protein, which translates to MPTGADRAELRYGKARATLTVIASPTPLTPSTVAASISRHPNPCLVIVPAATVAVRQAIAAAGWSWLVDTGQQVTGVLCLDGERVALRPPVETTKRSTTRGRVPWGTFTLVRRLIQHPYVTQRELAAIVGISQPRVSQALASLADQDLVHRSSRGWIVRDVDEAIRWWLSTYPGPGGISTYWFGLGPVVEQARTVIEEFAATADATHVVVSGDVAADIIAPWHAPTRAILYAHTGLELAAAGFVPAGEEEATLELIVPRDLGLWPPSGKTPPGIPLVDPLQILWDLGRSPGPDSDEAAQRVWDVLRRGYHERRCAA; encoded by the coding sequence GTGCCGACCGGTGCCGACCGCGCCGAGCTGCGCTACGGAAAAGCCCGTGCCACGCTGACCGTCATCGCGTCCCCGACCCCACTGACCCCGAGCACCGTTGCCGCCTCAATCAGCCGCCATCCGAACCCGTGCCTGGTCATCGTTCCAGCGGCGACGGTAGCGGTGCGGCAAGCAATCGCGGCGGCGGGCTGGTCATGGCTGGTCGATACCGGACAGCAGGTGACAGGTGTGCTGTGCCTCGATGGGGAACGAGTCGCGCTGCGGCCCCCCGTCGAGACGACCAAGCGGTCCACCACGCGCGGTCGAGTGCCATGGGGCACCTTCACCCTGGTCCGCCGGCTGATCCAACATCCATACGTCACTCAGCGGGAGTTGGCCGCCATCGTCGGAATCTCCCAACCCCGGGTCTCCCAGGCGCTGGCTTCGCTGGCCGACCAAGACCTTGTACACCGCTCGTCGCGTGGCTGGATCGTGCGGGACGTTGACGAGGCGATCCGGTGGTGGTTGTCGACCTATCCCGGGCCGGGTGGCATCAGCACCTATTGGTTTGGCTTGGGGCCCGTGGTCGAGCAGGCCCGGACCGTCATCGAGGAGTTTGCCGCGACTGCCGATGCGACTCACGTTGTGGTCTCGGGTGATGTCGCGGCCGACATCATCGCCCCTTGGCATGCCCCGACCCGTGCCATTCTCTATGCGCATACCGGGTTGGAACTGGCGGCCGCAGGCTTCGTTCCTGCCGGCGAGGAAGAGGCGACGCTCGAACTCATCGTGCCGAGAGACCTGGGTCTGTGGCCGCCGTCCGGCAAGACGCCGCCAGGCATTCCGCTCGTCGATCCGCTTCAGATCCTCTGGGACCTAGGAAGATCGCCTGGTCCGGACAGCGACGAGGCCGCTCAACGCGTCTGGGATGTGCTCCGTCGCGGGTACCATGAGCGGAGGTGCGCGGCATGA
- a CDS encoding DUF3427 domain-containing protein has translation MTDLERGVYEHVVTRELADRLQRVDPALVQHGKLDPADAPDALARHIATLTHRALHAVGGGDDKLHRQVELANRIADAIATLSPQAATLDDQVTDAKHLLHAIAAPPTPPAAPAFPQRPTTPLSTGALLVNGRHQPRIGHEVTHEMASAVQVDLLCAFIKWHGLLQVQGAIRELIGRGGRLRVITTTYLGATDQRALDRLAELGAEIKVSYETRTTRLHAKAWLFRRHNRMTTAYVGSSNLSRTALMDGVEWNVRISNVEQPYVIDTFTATFEDYWHDPAFEDYDPGQDADRLRTALRGERRDEAPTEIANLDVRPYPYQSEVLADLDAERKVHGRWRNLVVMATGTGKTVVAALDYRRLHREKAVDSLLFVAHQEQILRQSVATFRQVMGDGSFGETLVGGREPQNWRYVFASVQSLHRREIDPEAYDMVIVDEFHHAEAPTYARLLERLRPRVLLGLTATPDRSDGGDVRRWFDGRAAVELHLWEALERQLLAPFQYFGLHDDVDLSQLGWKRGQGYDPTELDGVYTGNHARARMVLRAVRDTVDVERMRALGFCVSIGHAEFMADWCTRHGVPSAAVTSRTSPTERQALIKSLRDGAVRVLFTVDLFNEGVDLPMVDTILMLRPTESATIFLQQLGRGLRLDDDKPCLTVLDFIGGQHANFRFDLRWRALTGVSRRAITEAVRDDFPSLPSGCHIQLDRVAKDIVLRNLRSALPTSKPGLLAELRQLGDVRLAEFLHEAGVEIEDVYRSASIGGWTGLRRLAEMETSPGGPDDRELGRAIGRMLHLDDPDRLDLLARVAAGERPEAGRLWDMLHFDLWGPNAPLTEREERLSRLWSEPTRCAELRQVAEVLRERIHRVTAPVDGLPLRVHARYSRNEACAAFGMPNPGSLREGVKWLPDAQADLFFVTLIKSARHYSPTTMYADRAVTESLFQWESQSTTSSASPTGQRYVHHAARGSTVHLFVRETRVPDRELGAPAYLYAGPMTYQQHTGDRPMRILWQLHHPLPADVYAAARTIAA, from the coding sequence GTGACTGACCTTGAGCGGGGTGTCTACGAGCACGTCGTCACCCGTGAACTCGCCGATCGGCTCCAGCGCGTCGACCCTGCGCTGGTTCAGCACGGAAAGCTCGATCCGGCTGACGCCCCGGATGCCCTGGCCCGCCACATCGCCACCCTGACGCACCGCGCCCTGCACGCCGTCGGCGGTGGTGACGACAAGCTTCACCGGCAGGTCGAGTTGGCGAACCGCATCGCGGACGCCATCGCCACCCTCAGCCCGCAGGCAGCCACCCTCGATGACCAGGTCACCGACGCGAAGCATCTGCTGCACGCCATCGCCGCGCCGCCGACCCCGCCGGCCGCGCCCGCCTTTCCGCAGCGGCCCACCACTCCGCTCTCCACCGGCGCGCTGCTGGTCAACGGTCGGCACCAGCCGCGTATCGGCCACGAGGTCACCCACGAGATGGCCTCGGCAGTGCAGGTGGACCTGCTCTGCGCGTTCATCAAGTGGCACGGTCTGCTCCAGGTCCAGGGGGCGATCCGTGAGCTGATCGGCCGTGGCGGTCGACTGCGGGTGATCACCACGACGTATCTCGGCGCGACCGACCAGCGTGCCCTGGACCGGCTCGCCGAGCTGGGTGCCGAGATCAAGGTGTCCTACGAGACCCGGACGACCCGCCTGCACGCCAAAGCGTGGCTGTTCCGTCGCCACAACCGCATGACCACCGCGTACGTCGGCTCCTCGAACCTGTCGAGGACCGCGCTGATGGACGGCGTGGAGTGGAACGTCCGGATCTCGAACGTCGAGCAGCCGTACGTCATCGACACGTTCACCGCGACGTTCGAGGACTACTGGCACGACCCCGCGTTCGAGGACTACGACCCGGGCCAGGATGCGGACCGGCTTCGCACCGCGCTGCGCGGGGAGCGTCGCGACGAGGCGCCGACCGAGATCGCCAATCTGGACGTGCGGCCGTACCCGTACCAGTCGGAGGTCCTGGCCGACCTGGACGCCGAGCGCAAGGTCCATGGTCGCTGGCGGAACCTGGTGGTGATGGCCACCGGCACGGGCAAGACGGTGGTCGCGGCGCTCGACTACCGCCGGCTGCACCGGGAGAAGGCCGTCGACTCGCTGCTCTTCGTCGCGCATCAGGAGCAGATCCTGCGACAGAGTGTGGCGACGTTCCGGCAGGTCATGGGGGACGGAAGCTTCGGCGAGACGCTCGTCGGGGGGCGGGAGCCGCAGAACTGGCGGTACGTCTTCGCATCCGTCCAGTCGCTGCACCGGCGGGAGATCGACCCCGAGGCGTACGACATGGTGATCGTCGACGAGTTCCATCACGCGGAGGCGCCGACGTACGCCCGGTTGTTGGAGCGGCTGCGTCCGCGCGTACTCCTGGGATTGACGGCGACGCCCGACCGCAGTGACGGCGGCGACGTGCGGCGGTGGTTCGATGGCCGCGCCGCCGTGGAGCTGCATCTGTGGGAGGCGCTGGAGCGGCAGTTGCTGGCGCCGTTCCAGTATTTCGGCCTGCACGACGATGTGGACCTGTCGCAGTTGGGGTGGAAGCGCGGGCAGGGGTACGACCCGACGGAGCTGGACGGCGTCTACACCGGCAACCACGCGCGGGCACGGATGGTGTTGCGGGCGGTACGCGACACCGTGGACGTCGAGCGGATGCGGGCGCTGGGGTTCTGCGTCAGCATCGGGCACGCCGAGTTCATGGCGGACTGGTGCACTCGGCACGGTGTGCCGTCGGCGGCGGTGACCTCCCGGACCAGCCCCACCGAGCGGCAGGCTCTGATCAAGAGCCTGCGGGATGGTGCGGTCAGGGTGCTGTTCACCGTCGACCTCTTCAACGAGGGCGTCGACCTGCCGATGGTCGACACGATCCTGATGCTGCGGCCCACCGAGAGCGCCACGATCTTCCTCCAGCAGCTCGGCCGTGGGCTGCGGCTGGACGACGACAAGCCCTGCCTGACCGTGCTCGACTTCATCGGTGGGCAACACGCCAACTTCCGCTTCGACCTGCGCTGGCGGGCGCTGACCGGGGTCAGCCGCCGCGCCATCACCGAAGCGGTACGCGACGACTTCCCGTCTCTGCCGAGCGGCTGCCACATCCAGCTCGACCGGGTGGCCAAGGACATCGTGCTGCGCAACCTGCGCTCGGCACTGCCCACGTCGAAACCCGGCCTGCTGGCCGAGTTGCGCCAGCTCGGGGACGTGCGCCTGGCCGAGTTCCTGCACGAGGCGGGTGTGGAGATCGAAGACGTCTACCGGTCGGCGAGCATCGGCGGGTGGACCGGGCTGCGGCGGCTCGCCGAGATGGAGACCTCGCCGGGCGGACCGGACGACCGCGAGCTGGGCCGGGCGATCGGGCGGATGCTGCACCTGGACGACCCGGACCGGCTCGACCTGTTGGCCCGGGTGGCCGCCGGTGAGCGGCCCGAGGCCGGACGGCTCTGGGACATGCTGCACTTCGACCTCTGGGGGCCGAACGCCCCGCTGACCGAGCGCGAGGAACGGCTGTCCCGCCTCTGGTCCGAGCCGACGCGTTGTGCCGAGCTACGCCAGGTCGCCGAGGTCCTGCGCGAACGCATCCACCGGGTCACCGCGCCGGTCGACGGGCTGCCGCTGCGGGTACACGCCCGATACAGCCGCAACGAGGCGTGCGCCGCCTTCGGCATGCCGAACCCGGGCTCGCTGCGCGAAGGCGTGAAGTGGCTTCCGGACGCCCAGGCCGACCTCTTCTTCGTCACACTGATCAAGTCGGCGCGGCACTACTCCCCCACCACCATGTACGCCGACCGGGCCGTCACCGAGTCGCTGTTTCAGTGGGAGTCGCAGAGCACCACCTCGTCCGCCTCACCGACCGGGCAGCGCTACGTCCACCACGCCGCACGCGGCTCCACGGTGCACCTGTTCGTGCGGGAGACCCGGGTTCCGGACCGCGAGCTGGGTGCACCTGCCTACCTGTACGCCGGGCCGATGACCTACCAACAGCACACCGGTGACCGGCCGATGCGCATCCTGTGGCAACTCCACCATCCGCTTCCCGCCGACGTGTACGCCGCCGCCCGCACCATCGCCGCCTGA
- a CDS encoding macro domain-containing protein, with the protein MITLSRGDLLNADVDALVNAVNTVGVMGKGIALQFKRAYPANYAAYRAACAKNEVHLGRMFVHDAARPGPRRYVINFPTKGHWRAASKLSDVHAGLADLGRVVRERQITSIAVPALGCGHGGLAWAEVHPVIERAFAELPDVRVVLFVPDGERETPDGERETTAPRIGRITG; encoded by the coding sequence ATGATCACCTTGAGTCGTGGGGACCTGCTGAACGCCGACGTCGACGCGCTGGTCAACGCCGTGAACACGGTCGGAGTGATGGGCAAGGGCATCGCTCTCCAGTTCAAGCGCGCCTACCCGGCCAACTACGCCGCCTACCGAGCGGCATGCGCGAAGAACGAGGTCCACCTGGGTCGGATGTTCGTTCACGATGCGGCCCGTCCCGGCCCCCGCAGATACGTGATCAACTTCCCCACCAAGGGCCACTGGCGCGCCGCCTCTAAGCTCTCCGACGTCCACGCGGGCCTCGCTGACCTCGGTCGGGTGGTGCGCGAACGGCAGATCACCTCGATCGCGGTGCCCGCGCTGGGCTGCGGCCACGGCGGGCTTGCCTGGGCTGAGGTCCACCCGGTCATCGAGCGAGCCTTCGCCGAGCTTCCCGACGTGCGAGTGGTGCTCTTCGTGCCGGATGGAGAGCGAGAGACACCGGATGGAGAGCGAGAGACAACAGCCCCGAGAATTGGCAGGATCACCGGGTGA
- a CDS encoding inositol monophosphatase family protein, with product MSDYSDYLPLAVEATRRAANAMQRQAPGALASKGDRDVVSELDYAIERNLREFLKAETPEIGFLGEEEGSSGSTSKRWVLDPIDGTSNFVRGLPLCAVSLALVHGDEAVLGVIELPFLSATYTAAKGAGAHANGQPITVSSTTRMSQALVAIGDYAVGLDAEARNRLRLALTGQLAAEVQRIRMTGSAALDLAWLAEGRLDAALTLSNHPWDMAAGVIIAREAGATVIDGNGARHDIASTTTLAVTPGLAGSILAAYRKAVARETEKH from the coding sequence GTGAGCGATTATTCTGACTATCTGCCACTCGCGGTCGAGGCTACGCGGCGGGCGGCAAATGCGATGCAACGGCAGGCACCTGGAGCGCTCGCCAGCAAGGGTGACCGGGATGTCGTCTCCGAACTGGACTATGCGATCGAACGCAACCTACGAGAATTCCTGAAAGCAGAGACGCCCGAGATCGGATTCCTCGGCGAAGAGGAAGGATCGAGCGGTTCGACAAGCAAGCGGTGGGTTCTCGATCCCATCGACGGCACGTCGAACTTCGTGCGTGGCCTGCCGCTGTGCGCGGTGTCGCTCGCGCTCGTGCACGGCGACGAAGCAGTACTCGGCGTCATCGAACTGCCGTTTCTCTCCGCTACCTACACCGCCGCGAAGGGTGCAGGTGCGCACGCCAACGGGCAGCCGATCACTGTCAGCAGCACCACCCGCATGAGTCAGGCCCTCGTCGCCATCGGGGACTACGCGGTTGGCCTTGACGCGGAGGCGCGAAACCGGCTACGGCTCGCCTTGACTGGCCAACTGGCAGCCGAGGTTCAAAGGATCCGGATGACCGGCAGCGCGGCGCTCGACCTGGCATGGCTCGCCGAGGGCAGGCTCGACGCTGCTCTGACCTTGTCCAACCATCCCTGGGACATGGCGGCCGGGGTAATCATCGCCAGAGAGGCGGGAGCCACCGTCATCGACGGAAATGGTGCCCGCCACGACATCGCCTCCACAACGACGCTTGCCGTCACACCCGGACTCGCTGGCTCCATCCTGGCGGCGTATAGAAAAGCCGTCGCTCGCGAGACGGAGAAACACTGA